Proteins from a single region of Ziziphus jujuba cultivar Dongzao chromosome 1, ASM3175591v1:
- the LOC107429785 gene encoding uncharacterized protein LOC107429785, translating to MKMGKSATTGREWTQIYSIYGVDQWQTVLFLLFQAILFTVLSVLYLFYFNPICHFFEHLLSLAAVPSSAARFAAGFSGSVTAISAICLFFASANFFYSSLPLHYDMAQRMVNSVNNWSTVKLALDLGCGRGILLNAVATQLKKEGSSGRVVGLDRSKRTTLSTLRTAKMEGVGEYVTCREGDARRLPFGDNYFDVVVSAAFVHTVGKEYGHRTVEAAAERMRVMGELVRVLKPGGVGVVWDLQHVPEYVRRLQELKMEDIRVSERVTAFMAGSHIVSFRKPSQHIVGPGEVRLDWRC from the coding sequence ATGAAAATGGGGAAATCAGCCACAACAGGAAGAGAGTGGACTCAGATCTACTCGATCTACGGCGTGGACCAATGGCAGACCGTACTTTTCCTCCTGTTCCAAGCCATTCTCTTCACCGTCCTCTCCGTCCTCTACCTCTTCTACTTCAACCCCATCTGCCATTTCTTCGAGCACCTCCTCTCCCTCGCCGCCGTTCCAAGCAGCGCCGCTCGCTTCGCCGCCGGCTTCTCAGGCTCCGTCACGGCGATCTCCGCCATCTGCCTCTTCTTCGCCTCCGCCAACTTCTTCTACTCCTCCCTCCCGCTCCATTACGACATGGCACAGCGGATGGTCAACTCCGTCAACAActggtcaacggtcaaactGGCCCTCGACCTCGGATGCGGCAGAGGGATACTGCTAAACGCAGTGGCGACCCAGCTGAAGAAAGAAGGGAGTTCGGGTCGGGTCGTGGGTCTGGACCGGTCGAAGAGGACGACACTGTCGACGCTCCGAACCGCGAAGATGGAAGGGGTGGGGGAGTACGTCACGTGCCGAGAGGGTGATGCGAGGAGGTTGCCGTTCGGGGACAACTACTTCGACGTGGTGGTATCCGCTGCATTCGTGCACACCGTAGGGAAGGAGTACGGGCATCGGACGGTGGAGGCCGCAGCTGAGAGGATGAGGGTGATGGGGGAgctggtgagggttttgaagcCGGGTGGGGTCGGGGTCGTGTGGGACCTACAGCACGTGCCTGAATACGTGCGGAGATTGCAGGAGCTGAAGATGGAAGACATCAGGGTGTCGGAGCGTGTGACCGCCTTCATGGCCGGTAGCCACATCGTTTCTTTCAGGAAGCCTAGTCAGCACATTGTGGGACCTGGCGAAGTCAGACTGGACTGGAGATGCTGA
- the LOC107429795 gene encoding putative disease resistance protein At3g15700, which translates to MEILALLALSFGIHYFDLPAKVEKVRDIWRFIGEFPEWLNYHKQLEEKGKTLKRKVETLCSLEDDINTEVESALRQPGKKRKREVENWLWDVQRKKNDVVSIEQRIGERRFFSFPLLDKRVEKYIQDIDELCERCNFSDGLLLDTHIKRREPFPTAMLEGHTSRTIIESIWQWLVSDEVSRIGIHGVEGVGKTAILTRIHNLILEHFPTFEHAYWVTVSQNTNIHDLQDTIAKEIGLYPLNEEDTRKRAAKLYNALKRSKKSVLILDDISTPLKPENIGIPSDVNACKLIMTSRSLKACRMMDCQETIEVKPLSDEEAVNLFKEIVRLRKVLAPEMEKIAKLIVRECEGLPGFVLEAARRLKGVDDINEWMDALSEVSELKKGLID; encoded by the coding sequence ATGGAAATCTTGGCACTTTTGGCATTGAGTTTCGGGATTCATTATTTTGATTTACCAGCAAAAGTTGAAAAGGTTAGGGACATATGGAGATTCATCGGGGAGTTTCCTGAATGGCTAAACTATCACAAACAGCttgaagagaaaggaaaaactcTTAAAAGAAAAGTGGAAACTTTGTGCTCTCTAGAGGATGATATTAACACAGAAGTAGAGAGTGCTCTCCGTCAACCGGGGAAGAAGCGGAAGCGTGAAGTTGAGAATTGGTTGTGGGAtgtacaaagaaagaaaaacgatGTTGTAAGCATAGAACAGCGGATTGGAGAAAGAAGATTTTTCTCATTTCCATTGTTGGATAAACGAGTTGAGAAGTATATTCAAGACATAGATGAGCTTTGCGAGCGGTGTAACTTTTCTGATGGACTGCTTCTTGATACACATATAAAAAGAAGAGAGCCATTCCCAACAGCAATGTTGGAGGGTCATACGTCACGTACAATTATCGAATCAATTTGGCAATGGTTGGTTAGTGATGAGGTATCAAGAATTGGAATTCATGGTGTGGAGGGAGTTGGGAAAACGGCAATCTTGACACGTATCCATAATCTGATATTAGAACATTTCCCTACTTTTGAGCATGCTTATTGGGTCACTGTTTCACAGAATACCAACATTCATGATTTACAGGATACAATTGCAAAAGAGATTGGTTTATATCCCCTGAATGAGGAAGACACAAGAAAAAGAGCAGCAAAGTTATATAATGCactaaaaagaagtaaaaagagTGTACTCATTTTAGATGATATTTCAAcaccattaaaaccagaaaataTTGGGATTCCTTCCGATGTCAATGCATGTAAATTGATAATGACTAGTCGATCGTTAAAAGCATGCCGCATGATGGACTGCCAAGAAACTATCGAGGTAAAGCCACTCTCTGATGAAGAAGCAGTGAACTTATTTAAGGAAATTGTTCGTCTTAGGAAAGTCCTTGCCCcagaaatggaaaaaattgCAAAGCTGATTGTCAGAGAATGTGAAGGATTGCCTGGTTTTGTCCTTGAAGCTGCTCGAAGGTTGAAGGGAGTGGATGACATTAACGAGTGGATGGATGCTCTGAGTGAGGTGAGCGAGCTTAAAAAGGGGCTCATAGACTAG